In the genome of Deltaproteobacteria bacterium, one region contains:
- a CDS encoding MFS transporter, whose protein sequence is MSKQPSPPRARRAWLAPNVVALGVVSLLTDTASEMVIPLLPVFITGDLGAGPLAVGWIEGAADAVASLLKLASGRWSDRLGRRRPFVLAGYALSTVSRPLVAIATSAWHVFAVRVADRTGKGLRSSPRDALLAACVPAAQRGTAFGLHRAMDHAGAVLGPVIAYAFLTGWANDLRALFWLSALPGVAAVLAVVVAVREAPASATPPVVARAHPPAHPPAADAPPGRLLGVLVPVGLFTLGNASDVYLLLQASESRAPLATLPLLWMALHLVKAAASVPGGKLADAVGRRRVIAIGWLVYAAVYLGFALAHSRAAVWGLFVAYGLYHGLTEGAERALVADLAPAARRGTGFGWYHVVVGFGGLAASALFGTIWQYAGSAAAFSTSAGFAVAAVVALAVLAPRAR, encoded by the coding sequence TTGTCCAAGCAACCATCACCGCCGCGCGCGCGCCGAGCGTGGCTCGCGCCCAACGTCGTCGCTCTCGGCGTGGTCAGCCTACTCACCGACACCGCGAGCGAGATGGTCATCCCGCTGTTGCCCGTGTTCATCACGGGCGACCTAGGAGCCGGGCCGCTGGCCGTCGGCTGGATCGAGGGCGCGGCCGACGCGGTCGCCAGCCTGCTCAAGCTCGCGTCCGGGCGGTGGTCGGATCGGCTCGGGCGACGGCGCCCTTTCGTGCTCGCCGGCTACGCCCTGTCAACGGTGAGTCGGCCGCTGGTCGCGATCGCGACCAGCGCGTGGCACGTATTCGCAGTACGGGTTGCCGACCGTACGGGGAAGGGACTGCGGTCGAGCCCGCGCGACGCACTCCTCGCCGCGTGCGTTCCGGCCGCGCAGCGCGGGACCGCGTTCGGTCTCCATCGCGCCATGGATCACGCCGGCGCCGTACTCGGACCGGTCATTGCCTACGCCTTCCTTACGGGGTGGGCGAACGACCTGCGCGCGCTGTTCTGGCTGTCCGCCCTGCCCGGCGTCGCCGCCGTCTTGGCCGTCGTCGTCGCCGTGCGCGAGGCGCCCGCATCCGCGACGCCGCCGGTAGTCGCGCGCGCTCACCCGCCCGCGCACCCGCCCGCGGCCGACGCGCCGCCGGGGCGACTGCTCGGCGTGCTGGTGCCGGTCGGCCTGTTCACGCTCGGCAACGCGAGCGACGTCTACCTGCTGCTGCAGGCCAGCGAGTCGCGAGCACCGCTGGCAACCCTGCCACTGTTGTGGATGGCGCTCCATCTGGTCAAGGCGGCCGCGTCGGTACCCGGGGGCAAGCTGGCGGACGCGGTCGGCCGCCGCCGCGTGATCGCGATCGGCTGGCTCGTCTATGCTGCGGTCTACCTCGGTTTCGCGCTCGCACACTCCCGGGCGGCAGTCTGGGGGCTGTTCGTCGCCTATGGCCTGTACCACGGCCTGACCGAAGGCGCCGAGCGGGCGTTGGTCGCGGATCTCGCGCCCGCCGCGCGCCGGGGAACGGGGTTCGGCTGGTACCACGTCGTCGTCGGCTTCGGCGGCCTCGCCGCGAGCGCACTGTTCGGCACGATCTGGCAGTACGCCGGCAGCGCGGCCGCGTTCTCGACGAGCGCGGGGTTCGCGGTCGCGGCCGTTGTTGCGCTGGCGGTGCTGGCGCCGCGCGCCCGTTGA